The sequence CGGCAGCTGCTGCTGCACGGCGTCACGGGATCGGGCAAGACCGAGGTGTACCTGCAGGCCGCGCAGCGGACGATCGCGGCCGGGCGGACCGTCCTGGTCCTCGTGCCCGAGATCGCCCTGACGCCGCAGACGGTCGCCCGCTTCCGGCGGCGGCTGGGGGAGACCGTCGCGGTCCTGCACTCCGGCCTGTCGAAGGGCGAGCGCCGCGACGAGTGGTGGCGGCTGCGGACGGGCGAGGCGCGGATCTGCGTCGGCCCGATGTCGACGGTCTTCGCGCCCGTCCCCGACCTGGGGCTCGTCATCGTCGACGAGGAGCACGACAGCGCGTACAAGCACGGCGAGGACCCCCGCTACGACGCCCGGCGCGTCGCCGCGTGGCGCGCGCGCGAGGCCGGGGCGGTGCTGCTCGTCGGCTCGGCGACCCCGCGGCCGGAGTCGTGGGCGGCGCTGCGGCGGATCGGCCTGCCGCGCCGCGCCGACGGGGGCGACATGCCCGCCGTGCGGCTGATCGACGTGCGCGGCACGCGCGGCGCGCTGCACCCCGACGTCCACCGCGCGCTGACGGACGCCCGCAAGGCGATCGTGCTGCTCAACCGCCGCGGGTGGGCGACGTGGATGGAGTGCGCCGACTGCGGCCACACGTGGGAGTGCCCCAACTGCGACGTCTCGCTCGTCCTGCACGGCGGGCGGGACGGCGGCGGGGGCGGCATCCTGCGCTGCCACCACTGCGGCCACCAGGAGCGCCCGCCGACGCGCTGCGTGGCCTGCGGATCGGTGTCCGTCGGGCAGCACGGGCTGGGGACGGAGCAGCTGGCCGACACGCTGCCCGGCCACGTCTACCGGCTGGACGCCGACGTCCGCGACCGCGCGGGCGTGCTCGAGGCGTTCGGCGCCGCCGACCACGGGATCCTCGTCGGCACGCAGATGATCGCGAAGGGCCACGACTTCCCCGACGTCACGCTCGGCGTGGTGGTCGACGCCGACGCGACGCTGCGCTTCCCCGACTTCCGCAGCCAGGAGCGGACGTTCCAGATGGTCGCCCAGCTCGCCGGCCGGGCCGGGCGCGGCGCGGGGGCGGGCGGGGTCCCCGCGCAGGTGCTCGTGCAGACGCGCTCCCCCCGGGAGCCCGCGCTGCTGTTCGCCGCCCGCCACGACGCGCACGGCTTCCTGGTGGAGGAGCTCGAGCGGCGCCGCGACCTGGGGTACCCGCCGTACGCCACGATCGTCCGCGTCGTCTGCGAGCACGAGGACGAGGCGCGCGTCGAGGCCGCCGCGACGGCGCTGGCGCTGCGGATGCCCGAGGACACGCTCGGCCCCGTCCCGCTCTTCCGCCGCCAAGCCCGCTTCCGCCGCCAGCTCATGGTCCGCTCGCCCGCCCGCGCGCTGACGGTCGGCGCGACGCGCGCGGCGGTGGAGGCGGTCGTCGCCGACCCGGCCCACCGCGGGGTGACGCTCGTCATCGAGGTCGATCCGCGGTAGCGCCGCGGCCCGAGCGCCCGCCCGCCCGGCGGCCAGACGGACGCACGCGGAGGAGAAGCGGACAGGGCGTGTCCTCCGTCGCCCGGATGATGGGGTGGTGCCGACGACGACCTCCGCCCGCCTCCTGGCCCTGCTCTCCCTGCTGCAGGCGCGCCGCGACTGGCCGGGGGCGGCGCTCGCGGAGCGGCTCGAGGTCAGCCCGCGGACGGTCCGGCGCGACGTGGACCGCCTGCGCGAGCTCGGCTACCCGATCGCCGCCGTCAAGGGCCCGGACGGCGGCTACCGCCTGCAGGCGGGGACGGAGCTGCCGCCGCTGCTCTTCGACGACGAGCAGGCGGTCGCCCTCGCGGTCGCGCTGCAGCTCGCCGCCGCCGCGGGGGCGGGGATCGAGGAGGCCGCCATGCGCGCCCTCGGCACCGTGCGCCAGGTCCTGCCCGCGCGGCTCCGGCACCGGGTCGACGCCGTGTCCGTCCGCGCCATCGCGGCCTCGGGGGCAGAGCCGCCCGGCGTCGACGTGGCGACGCTCACGACGATCACTGCGGCGGCGCGCGCCCGCGAGACCCTCCGCTTCCGCTACGAGCGGCCCGGGGCGGCGGATGGCCCGCCGCGGCGCGCCGAGCCGCACCACCTCGTCGCCACCGGCGGGCGCTGGTACCTCGTGGCGTGGGACCTGGACCGCGACGACTGGCGCCTGTTCCGGGCGGACCGGGTGCGGCCGCTGACGGGCACCGGCCCGCGCTTCGCGCCCCGCGAGCTGCCGGGCGGCGACCTGGAGGCGTACGTGCGGGGGCGCTTCCGGGGATCCCGCGACGCCTCGGGGGACTGGCCCTGCCGCGGGCGGGCGGTCGTGCGCCAGCCGGCGGCGGCGCTGGCCCCGTTCGTCGGGGACGGCGTGGTGGAGGAGGTCGGCCCGGATTGCTGCCGCGTGACGCTGGGCTCGTGGTCGTGGACGGCGCTGGCCGCCGACCTGGGCCGGTTCGACGCCGAGCTCGAGGCCGTCGGGCCGCCCGCGCTGGTCGACGCGCTGGCGCGCCTGGCCGAACGCTGCGCGCGGGCGGCGGGCCGCCCCGCCGACGCAGCGGCCCCGGGCGACCCGCCGGCTCCGCCGGCCGACTAGGCGGCGGGCTGCACGTCGACGGACCAGGTCACGCCGAAGCGGTCGGTCAGCATGCCGAAGCCCGGCGACCACGCCGACGCCGCGAGCGGCTCCACGACGGTCGCGCCGTCGGCCAGCCGGTCCCAGTAGGTCGTCACCTCGTCGAGGCTCTCGCCCCGCACCGAGACGAAGAACGGCTGGTCTGTCAGCGTGACGCCGTGCTCGCGCCGGGTGGATCCGGCCCGGGTCGGCGCGGCAGCGGCGTCGCCGGTCGCCGGCACGTCGTACGCCATCACCCGGAAGCCGTCGTCGGTCGCCACGTGGCCGAACACGACGCGGTCGGCGCCCGGCTGGTCGGCGGGCATGCCGACGTCGCCGTACGTGGTCACGGCCGCGGTCCCGCCGAAGACGGCGGCGTAGAACTCGAGGGCCTCCCGGGCCCGGCCGTCGGTGAAGTTCAGGTGCGTGGTGGTGGTGATGCTCATCGGTGCCTCGTCGTGGTCGGGTGCGCGGCGATCGCCGTCGTGGTCGAGCGTGACGGGGGAAGAGGCCGACGACTGGCCGCTACTCCGGTCGCCGGCGCGAGGGTCGGCGTCGCGGACAGCGGCTGACCGCCACCCGCGCGAGACTGCGGCCATGAGCCGCCCGCCGAGCGCCGCCACCCCGCCGCCCGCGCCGACCGACGGGCCGCCGTCGCTCGTCGTCCGGGACGCGGCGGCGTGGCGCGCCTGGCTCGACGAGCACGAGTCCACGTCCGACGGCGTGTGGCTCACGCTCGCGAAGAAGGGGACGACCGCCCCGACGTCGCTGACGTACGGCCAGGCGCTCGAGGAGGCGCTCTGCAGCGGGTGGATCGACGGACGGCGGCAGGCGGTCGACGCCGCGACGTACCGGCAGCACCTGACCCCCCGGCGCGCCCGGTCGGTGTGGTCGCAGCGCAACGTCGACCTGGTCGCCGCGCTGACCGCTGCCGGCCGGATGCGTCCGCGCGGCCGGCGCGAGGTCGAGCGCGCGCAGGACGACGGGCGGTGGGATCGCGCGTACGCGGGCCAGGCCGCGGCGACGGTGCCGGACGACCTGGCCGCCGCGGTGGCGGCGTGCCCGGCCGCTGCGCGGCGGTTCGCCGCCCTGTCGCGGGCCGAGCGCTACGCGGCGATCCACCCCGTGATCACCGCCCCGAGCGCCGCGGTGCGCGACGCCCGCGTCGCCGCCGTCGTGGCGCGCCTGGCGGCCGGGGGATGAGGCCGCCGCGCGCCGCGACCCGCCGGCCCACGTCCGCGGACCGCGGACCGGGCACGGGCCGGCCGCCGAGGTCCCGGCGCGCGGCCGGGATTCGAATTCGCAATCGTCCGTAGTTCCTACGGATGTGGGCC comes from Patulibacter sp. SYSU D01012 and encodes:
- a CDS encoding WYL domain-containing protein, which gives rise to MPTTTSARLLALLSLLQARRDWPGAALAERLEVSPRTVRRDVDRLRELGYPIAAVKGPDGGYRLQAGTELPPLLFDDEQAVALAVALQLAAAAGAGIEEAAMRALGTVRQVLPARLRHRVDAVSVRAIAASGAEPPGVDVATLTTITAAARARETLRFRYERPGAADGPPRRAEPHHLVATGGRWYLVAWDLDRDDWRLFRADRVRPLTGTGPRFAPRELPGGDLEAYVRGRFRGSRDASGDWPCRGRAVVRQPAAALAPFVGDGVVEEVGPDCCRVTLGSWSWTALAADLGRFDAELEAVGPPALVDALARLAERCARAAGRPADAAAPGDPPAPPAD
- a CDS encoding YdeI/OmpD-associated family protein, with amino-acid sequence MSRPPSAATPPPAPTDGPPSLVVRDAAAWRAWLDEHESTSDGVWLTLAKKGTTAPTSLTYGQALEEALCSGWIDGRRQAVDAATYRQHLTPRRARSVWSQRNVDLVAALTAAGRMRPRGRREVERAQDDGRWDRAYAGQAAATVPDDLAAAVAACPAAARRFAALSRAERYAAIHPVITAPSAAVRDARVAAVVARLAAGG
- a CDS encoding VOC family protein; the encoded protein is MSITTTTHLNFTDGRAREALEFYAAVFGGTAAVTTYGDVGMPADQPGADRVVFGHVATDDGFRVMAYDVPATGDAAAAPTRAGSTRREHGVTLTDQPFFVSVRGESLDEVTTYWDRLADGATVVEPLAASAWSPGFGMLTDRFGVTWSVDVQPAA
- the priA gene encoding primosomal protein N' — encoded protein: MSALPVIQVEPLVSTRGVRGPFDYARPDGVDVGSVVDVPFGRQRLRGVVTGLKASSEYRLRAPTHVHDVSLPPDLVRLALWMADDVVSTRARCLELLLPPEGVGERTRLWAAAVLPPPRPDGAPAPGPDDDVYAGIRLTDKQRAALGRLPGWTGEDLSTLRRLEGRGLVTIEERAHGRRPDHATVGALHGDGTSAPPLNPDQAHAVDRIAAVLAAGEELELRERQLLLHGVTGSGKTEVYLQAAQRTIAAGRTVLVLVPEIALTPQTVARFRRRLGETVAVLHSGLSKGERRDEWWRLRTGEARICVGPMSTVFAPVPDLGLVIVDEEHDSAYKHGEDPRYDARRVAAWRAREAGAVLLVGSATPRPESWAALRRIGLPRRADGGDMPAVRLIDVRGTRGALHPDVHRALTDARKAIVLLNRRGWATWMECADCGHTWECPNCDVSLVLHGGRDGGGGGILRCHHCGHQERPPTRCVACGSVSVGQHGLGTEQLADTLPGHVYRLDADVRDRAGVLEAFGAADHGILVGTQMIAKGHDFPDVTLGVVVDADATLRFPDFRSQERTFQMVAQLAGRAGRGAGAGGVPAQVLVQTRSPREPALLFAARHDAHGFLVEELERRRDLGYPPYATIVRVVCEHEDEARVEAAATALALRMPEDTLGPVPLFRRQARFRRQLMVRSPARALTVGATRAAVEAVVADPAHRGVTLVIEVDPR